Proteins found in one Thalassomonas actiniarum genomic segment:
- a CDS encoding malate synthase G, with the protein MEQRISVANLQVASCLYDFIEDEALPSSGLTPADFWQGFSRLISDLTPVNRALLAKREQLQQQLDSWHQQHNGDAFDFDAYKAYLQDIGYLAPEVADFKISTTKVDAEVATLAGPQLVVPIMNARFALNAVNARWGSLYDALYGTDVIAQTQGAEKSGAYNPVRGAKVVAFAKDFLDQVLPLESGSHQEVSDYQLDGQQLILTLNDGKQSKLCQPNALIGFTGSINIPDSLLFKHHGLHFEIRFDRKSAIAQADPAGISDILLEAALTTIMDCEDSVAAVDAGDKVLAYRNWLGLIKGDLSEQVEKKNGIITRTMNSDRHYQTLSGGELTLKGRSLMFVRNVGHLMTNDAILDQAGGEIPEGILDAVVTSLIALHDVKKNNQLSNSQEGSIYIVKPKMHGPEEVAFANTLFDRVEDMLNLPRHTIKMGIMDEERRTSVNLKACIFAAKERVVFINTGFLDRTGDEIHTSMAAGPVLRKADIKDTRWIAAYEKNNVDIGLSCGLSGKAQIGKGMWPVPDQMANMLATKIGHLQAGATTAWVPSPTAATLHTLHYHQQDVFALHPGLSQEKNALLDDLLTFPVAQETNWSEEEIQAELDNNAQGILGYVVRWIDQGIGCSKVPDINNVGLMEDRATLRISSQHMANWLYHGICTPQQVRASLEKMAAVVDKQNSQDNSYYPMADDFDNNIAFRAACELVFLGAKQPSGYTEPLLHNFRKIKKQKPLQV; encoded by the coding sequence ATGGAGCAAAGAATTTCAGTCGCCAATCTGCAGGTTGCATCTTGCTTATATGACTTTATCGAAGACGAAGCCTTACCATCAAGCGGATTAACACCGGCAGATTTCTGGCAAGGGTTTTCCCGCTTAATCTCAGACTTAACTCCCGTTAACCGGGCCTTGCTGGCAAAACGGGAACAGCTGCAGCAACAACTCGATAGCTGGCATCAGCAGCACAACGGAGATGCTTTTGACTTTGATGCATACAAGGCGTATTTGCAAGACATTGGCTACCTCGCTCCGGAAGTTGCCGATTTCAAAATATCCACCACAAAAGTTGACGCTGAAGTCGCCACCTTAGCCGGTCCGCAGCTGGTGGTGCCTATCATGAATGCCCGCTTTGCCCTCAATGCGGTAAACGCCCGCTGGGGCAGTCTGTACGATGCCCTTTACGGCACAGACGTAATCGCACAAACCCAGGGAGCAGAAAAGTCCGGAGCTTATAATCCGGTGCGCGGAGCCAAAGTCGTGGCTTTTGCCAAGGACTTCCTCGACCAGGTGTTACCACTGGAGTCAGGCTCGCACCAGGAGGTAAGCGATTACCAGCTTGACGGACAGCAGCTGATCCTGACCCTAAACGACGGTAAACAAAGCAAGCTTTGCCAGCCAAATGCCTTGATCGGTTTTACCGGCAGTATCAATATTCCCGACAGCCTGCTGTTTAAACATCACGGTTTACATTTTGAAATCCGCTTTGACCGCAAAAGCGCGATAGCCCAGGCTGATCCCGCCGGCATCAGCGATATACTGCTCGAAGCCGCGTTAACCACGATAATGGACTGTGAAGACTCAGTTGCCGCCGTCGATGCCGGTGATAAGGTGCTGGCTTATCGCAACTGGCTCGGGTTAATCAAAGGCGATCTCAGTGAGCAGGTAGAGAAAAAAAACGGCATTATCACCCGCACCATGAACAGCGACCGCCATTATCAGACACTAAGCGGCGGCGAACTGACCCTTAAAGGCCGTAGTTTGATGTTTGTCCGCAATGTCGGCCACCTGATGACCAATGATGCCATCTTAGATCAGGCCGGCGGGGAAATTCCCGAAGGGATCTTAGATGCTGTGGTCACTTCATTAATAGCCCTGCATGATGTCAAAAAGAACAATCAGCTCAGCAACAGCCAGGAAGGCTCCATTTATATCGTCAAGCCGAAAATGCACGGCCCGGAAGAAGTCGCCTTTGCCAATACCTTGTTTGACCGGGTAGAAGATATGCTCAACTTGCCCCGGCACACAATAAAAATGGGCATTATGGATGAAGAGCGCCGCACCAGCGTCAACCTCAAGGCCTGTATTTTTGCCGCCAAAGAAAGGGTGGTGTTTATCAATACCGGGTTTTTAGACAGAACCGGGGATGAAATTCATACCTCTATGGCCGCTGGCCCTGTGCTGCGCAAAGCCGATATCAAGGATACCCGCTGGATAGCGGCTTATGAAAAGAATAATGTCGACATTGGCCTCAGCTGCGGTTTGAGCGGCAAAGCCCAGATAGGTAAAGGCATGTGGCCGGTGCCGGATCAAATGGCCAATATGCTGGCAACAAAAATCGGCCACCTGCAGGCCGGTGCCACCACCGCCTGGGTGCCGTCACCGACAGCCGCCACTTTACATACCCTGCATTATCATCAACAGGACGTCTTTGCCTTACATCCGGGCTTAAGCCAGGAAAAAAACGCTTTACTTGATGACTTGCTGACTTTCCCGGTAGCGCAAGAGACAAACTGGAGCGAGGAAGAAATACAGGCCGAACTTGACAATAATGCCCAGGGCATACTCGGTTATGTGGTGCGCTGGATAGACCAGGGGATCGGCTGCTCCAAAGTACCGGATATCAATAATGTCGGCCTGATGGAAGACAGGGCGACCTTACGTATCTCCAGCCAGCATATGGCCAATTGGTTATACCATGGTATTTGCACGCCACAGCAAGTGCGGGCAAGCCTGGAAAAAATGGCCGCCGTTGTTGATAAACAAAATAGCCAGGATAACAGCTATTACCCTATGGCAGACGATTTTGATAACAATATCGCCTTTCGCGCCGCCTGCGAACTGGTCTTTTTAGGAGCCAAACAGCCCAGCGGTTATACCGAACCTTTATTGCACAACTTCAGGAAAATAAAAAAGCAAAAGCCCCTGCAAGTATAA
- a CDS encoding LrgB family protein — protein MSFPASTADIFTSVLLILATITLYQGFAWLQRRSRQVWLNPMLLSILVIIPCLLLTEMPFQQFYRATEPLNMLLEPAVVALGFPLYQQLSQIARQWKVIFSLLILGALLVISISFCLTMLLLNYPQIAVSLSLKSITTPIGLALTSELQGDTSVTAFAIILAGLFGALLGPAWLKAINVHSPKAQGLAIGAASHALGTATISKTSYEHGAYGSLALIISAIVTALISPGLIGYLQVFFTGFVGT, from the coding sequence ATGTCATTTCCCGCCTCCACAGCAGATATCTTTACTTCTGTGCTGTTAATCCTGGCCACCATCACTCTGTACCAGGGTTTCGCCTGGCTGCAAAGGCGCAGCAGGCAAGTCTGGCTTAACCCCATGTTACTGTCCATCTTAGTGATCATTCCCTGCCTGCTATTAACTGAAATGCCGTTTCAGCAGTTTTACCGAGCCACCGAGCCGCTGAATATGCTGCTAGAGCCTGCCGTTGTCGCCCTGGGTTTCCCCTTGTACCAGCAGCTGTCACAGATAGCCAGGCAGTGGAAAGTGATCTTTTCCCTGCTGATCTTGGGGGCCTTACTGGTGATCAGCATCAGCTTTTGCTTGACCATGCTATTGCTCAATTATCCGCAAATCGCCGTTTCCCTGTCACTTAAATCTATCACCACCCCGATAGGCCTGGCGTTAACCAGCGAACTTCAGGGGGATACTTCGGTGACCGCTTTTGCCATTATCCTGGCCGGGCTTTTTGGCGCCTTACTGGGTCCTGCCTGGCTTAAGGCGATAAATGTCCATTCACCAAAGGCGCAAGGGCTGGCCATAGGCGCCGCCAGCCACGCACTGGGCACCGCCACCATCAGCAAAACCAGTTACGAGCACGGCGCCTATGGCTCGCTGGCTTTGATCATATCCGCCATAGTCACCGCCCTGATCAGCCCGGGACTTATTGGTTACTTGCAGGTTTTCTTTACCGGCTTTGTTGGCACTTAG
- a CDS encoding CidA/LrgA family protein, giving the protein MPKFSRFKHKPLFICLYSIFAIAVSLGAGKVLAATLGGLPGSLHGMIVFTALLHFQVFDAQIIKPAITWIIQHMGVCFVPAGVGIINHFELIQQHGLAIVAIIFITTFILLTFVGLCCEHFCQSKTVNKQPGA; this is encoded by the coding sequence GTGCCTAAATTCAGCCGTTTCAAGCATAAACCGCTCTTTATCTGCTTATACAGTATTTTTGCCATCGCCGTCAGCCTGGGGGCGGGTAAGGTGCTGGCGGCAACCCTGGGGGGACTGCCGGGCAGCCTGCACGGCATGATAGTCTTTACCGCGCTGCTGCATTTTCAGGTTTTCGATGCCCAAATCATCAAACCCGCCATCACCTGGATTATCCAGCATATGGGGGTATGTTTTGTCCCGGCGGGGGTTGGCATTATCAATCATTTTGAGTTGATTCAACAACACGGACTGGCCATCGTCGCCATTATTTTTATCACCACTTTTATCCTGTTAACCTTTGTAGGCTTGTGCTGCGAGCATTTTTGCCAAAGCAAAACCGTAAACAAACAACCGGGGGCCTGA
- a CDS encoding LysR family transcriptional regulator, which translates to MNISKIDLNLLIYLDVLLREKNVTRAARQLNITQPAMSNGLKRLRTLFNDPILVRTSDGMVPTERARSLAPAIRKILLELEEALQGEEEFNEQNSQRVFRLMASDYAASTLLPGLLRRINQIAPNITIDIMTPSDVTFHDVEAGKIDMAINRFDELPQSFHQKTIWRDTFSCLLSAESPVVSKFNLNSYLASKHVWVSKTGFGVGVGMDPKDVQKLGWVDEALARLGKKRDIKVFTRNYHVAMQLAYEDDLIATLPSKAALLHKDDSNFTILKPPFDIPEIELKMIWSPLLHHDASHIWFRQLVIEAAAQS; encoded by the coding sequence ATGAATATTTCTAAGATTGATTTAAACCTGTTGATTTACCTTGATGTGCTGCTAAGGGAAAAAAATGTCACCCGTGCCGCCAGACAGCTAAATATCACGCAGCCGGCCATGAGCAACGGCCTCAAACGTCTAAGAACCCTGTTTAATGATCCTATCCTGGTGCGCACCTCAGACGGCATGGTGCCGACAGAGCGCGCCAGGTCCCTGGCCCCCGCCATCAGAAAAATATTGCTTGAGCTGGAAGAGGCGCTGCAGGGAGAAGAAGAATTTAACGAGCAAAACAGCCAGCGGGTCTTTCGCCTGATGGCCAGCGATTATGCCGCTTCCACTTTGCTGCCCGGGTTATTGAGGCGCATCAACCAGATTGCCCCTAACATCACCATAGATATTATGACCCCGAGCGATGTCACTTTTCATGATGTTGAAGCGGGAAAAATCGACATGGCCATTAACCGCTTCGATGAGTTGCCCCAGTCGTTCCATCAAAAAACCATCTGGCGCGATACCTTTTCCTGCCTGCTCAGTGCCGAGAGCCCTGTGGTATCAAAGTTTAACCTCAACTCTTATCTCGCCTCCAAGCATGTCTGGGTGTCAAAAACCGGTTTCGGCGTCGGCGTCGGCATGGACCCCAAAGATGTCCAGAAGCTTGGCTGGGTAGATGAAGCCCTTGCCAGGCTCGGCAAAAAACGCGACATCAAGGTCTTTACCCGTAATTACCATGTGGCGATGCAACTGGCCTATGAAGATGATCTGATCGCCACCCTGCCGTCTAAAGCCGCGTTATTACATAAAGACGACAGTAATTTTACCATTTTAAAGCCGCCTTTTGATATTCCCGAAATAGAATTAAAAATGATCTGGAGTCCGCTGCTGCACCATGATGCCAGCCATATCTGGTTCAGGCAGCTGGTGATTGAGGCCGCCGCCCAAAGCTAA
- a CDS encoding isocitrate lyase, producing the protein MSTYNSEIDSLASLISSKQEGWQAISPESVARMRLQNRFKTGLDIAKYTAAIMREDMANYDADSSKYTQSLGCWHGFIGQQKMISIKKHFDNTDRRYLYLSGWMVAALRSEFGPLPDQSMHEKTSVAGLIEELYTFLRQADARELGGLFRELDQAKAAGDAAKEKEVQAAIDSHQTHVVPIIADIDAGFGNAEATYLMAKQMIEAGACCIQIENQVSDEKQCGHQDGKVTVPHEDFLAKIRAVRYAFLELGIEDGVIVARTDSLGAGLTKQIAVTKEPGDLGDQYNAFLDCEEVTPENMQNGDVIINQAGKLMRPKRLASNLFQFKQGTGEARCVLDCITSLKNGADLLWIETEKPHIGQIGAMVDAIREVVPDAKLVYNNSPSFNWTLNFRQQVFDLMVEEGKDVSAYDRDKLMSEEYDSTELAVLADEKIRTFQADAAKQAGIFHHLITLPTYHTAALSTDNLAKEYFGEQGMLGYVKGVQRKEIRQGIACVKHQNMAGSDIGDDHKEYFSGDAALKASGKDNTMNQFS; encoded by the coding sequence ATGTCTACCTACAACAGCGAAATTGATTCTTTAGCGTCACTTATTTCTTCTAAACAAGAAGGCTGGCAGGCAATCTCGCCTGAGTCAGTGGCACGGATGCGTTTGCAAAACCGTTTCAAAACCGGATTAGATATTGCTAAATATACCGCGGCGATTATGCGGGAAGACATGGCAAACTACGATGCCGACAGCAGTAAATATACCCAGTCCCTGGGCTGCTGGCATGGCTTTATCGGCCAGCAAAAAATGATTTCCATCAAAAAACATTTCGATAATACCGATCGTCGTTATCTCTACCTTTCCGGCTGGATGGTGGCGGCGCTGCGCTCTGAGTTCGGTCCTTTACCGGATCAGTCCATGCACGAAAAAACCTCGGTAGCCGGTTTAATCGAAGAGTTATATACCTTTTTACGCCAGGCGGATGCCCGTGAATTAGGCGGCCTGTTCCGCGAGCTGGATCAGGCGAAAGCAGCCGGCGATGCGGCGAAAGAAAAAGAAGTTCAGGCGGCGATTGACTCTCATCAAACCCATGTGGTGCCGATTATTGCCGATATCGATGCCGGCTTTGGTAATGCCGAAGCCACCTATTTAATGGCCAAACAAATGATCGAAGCGGGTGCTTGCTGTATTCAAATTGAGAACCAGGTTTCCGATGAAAAGCAATGTGGCCACCAGGACGGTAAAGTAACCGTGCCCCATGAAGACTTTCTTGCCAAGATTCGTGCTGTGCGTTATGCCTTCCTTGAACTGGGCATTGAAGACGGGGTGATTGTTGCCCGTACCGATTCTTTAGGCGCCGGTTTGACCAAACAAATTGCCGTGACTAAAGAGCCGGGCGACTTGGGTGATCAGTACAATGCTTTTCTTGATTGTGAAGAAGTGACTCCAGAGAACATGCAAAACGGTGATGTTATCATTAACCAGGCAGGCAAGTTAATGCGCCCGAAACGCCTGGCCAGCAACTTGTTCCAGTTCAAGCAGGGCACGGGTGAAGCACGTTGTGTGCTTGACTGCATTACTTCATTGAAAAACGGTGCGGATCTACTCTGGATTGAAACCGAGAAACCTCATATCGGCCAAATCGGGGCTATGGTGGATGCCATCCGTGAAGTGGTGCCGGATGCGAAACTGGTTTATAACAACTCGCCTTCTTTCAACTGGACGTTAAATTTCCGTCAGCAGGTATTTGACCTTATGGTAGAAGAAGGCAAGGATGTTTCCGCTTACGATCGCGACAAGCTGATGAGTGAAGAATACGACAGTACTGAGTTGGCAGTGCTGGCGGATGAAAAAATCCGAACCTTCCAGGCGGATGCCGCGAAACAGGCGGGTATTTTCCACCACTTGATCACCTTACCGACATATCATACCGCGGCATTGTCCACCGACAACCTGGCCAAAGAATACTTCGGCGAGCAAGGCATGTTAGGTTATGTTAAGGGGGTGCAGCGCAAGGAAATCCGCCAGGGTATTGCCTGTGTCAAACACCAGAATATGGCGGGTTCGGATATCGGGGATGATCACAAAGAATACTTCTCCGGTGATGCCGCGCTCAAGGCTTCAGGTAAAGACAATACCATGAACCAGTTCAGCTAA
- a CDS encoding response regulator: MAKQPATADLFRINKFFSQLSRRQVYCLFVVIICVLPALLNLSGVDFASPKAELRPEGGGKLTDETVFLAFAGAFHHALLEWSSVVFALLAFLAAILHYRTRGDIAIPILGVAVFCAGSVDAFHTLAATRIIDANVNNTDFIPFTWALSRSFNAIIICTGSLIALWLYRQKKSAALGMDKKNRELKVLLFISACFASFAYVCVHWAAVSDNLPQTMFSDTLLARPYDVLPLGLYIVAATLYWNLYRFNPSLARLGLLLAIIPQATTQVHMAFGSSALFDNHFNIAHGLKIFAYACVLYGIIIDLYQLRRFRGNTEKEILPLEAAAMPPGDTSQLSEPENLLDVGQVRQSLGLQIPVVAFILSITIVLLVSLMFYGESKRLLLTQESKKLAIEAKLVEPLIEKLYSQAHSDVLFLSNTPPIMGLAYATINKDQHDYGLWKDRLEQIFVEFINAKPYYLKLRYIGVANDGLELVNISSLSSNKPIRIPQAKLQHKADRDYFSAALKENLGQVYFSDINLTRDQEQVSLPHQPVLRVATPVFHPLNGQPFGLVIISVDFSYFINELRTNELSELRLYIANEQGDYLVHPDGDKTFGFELGQRFLMQEEFPQLTATIAGNNQEQSLQNLEVDQGLFSGHYTRIRLEKFDNRHPLRLLVLGNNLDSLQAFAQFKEHSIILGTALAFMALALAIVAARRIANPLTGIIHTLENYDKTGALGELPVKSNNEIGVLARNFHNLFARMNLSLTRQIVLANEAEQAVNKLNAVFDSAADAFITLDKQGDIQSFNRAAESIFGYQQEEMIGENIKSLMPDEYACRHDGFLSQYVKTGVSGIMGMGRKLEAMRKSGEIFPIHLAISEVKTPQGYIFTGIIRDISAEKRLEHQRELTELALKQANTRISIATDSAGIGIWEYDLVHDVLIWDKWMFKLYGIAESDFGGSYDDWRKLFHPEDIGAAEQAIKVAIEQHIPFDHEFRIVLRDGGVKYIKAAAQVNYDDGGNAVLMTGVNYDISDRKEAESVLIQARELAEDTVRHKAEFLASMSHEIRTPMNGVLGMLGLLKRSDLSEQQYHRVKLATSSAESLLTIINDILDFSKVEAGKLDLEVIDFNLLSLLGEFAEGMAFKAQEKGLEIILDVSNIKFSHVKGDPGRVRQVLTNLVSNAIKFTAKGEILICAEVFEQNEKQVNFSCSVTDTGIGIPEEKLTAIFDSFTQVDASTTREYGGTGLGLAISKQLCQLMQGDIKVSSNAGHGSCFSFDIILELSECSSVFIPKIDVKNVDLLIVDDNQTNRLVLKEQLELWGARVTEAEDGLAALALLQRQERPDFKVAFLDMQMPYMDGAELGRRIRESSELDMLKLVMMTSMASRGDASYFAGIGFDGYFPKPATLSDLFDTLALVLNDEKPPPGERPLITHHYLQGLNYDQQKLQVSEHLKQEKADSESIKDCRVLLVEDNRVNQEVAGHILAEYGIHADIANDGLEALTSLKMAQQDTPYDLILMDCQMPEMDGYQATREIRRGAGGEMHTKIPIIAMTANAMKGDKEKCLEAGMSDYLAKPIQAEFLKKKLLAWYKSDIKEQAGKLSKPVVKEPVKLNADLPCQEQVKLSLAGSTTIIWSKQDLLARINHNTGFEHKLLQLFLAEMPRLINDFTQAYQQGKSREMLAGVEKIKEMTLNICGTAMYEKTNLVLSAIVEDNLDEGIYREFIQSYQMLHQRLSEELLLCSHE, from the coding sequence ATGGCCAAACAACCTGCTACTGCCGATTTGTTTAGGATAAATAAGTTTTTCAGCCAGCTCTCCCGCCGCCAGGTTTACTGCTTGTTTGTGGTAATAATATGTGTTTTACCTGCCCTGTTGAATTTATCCGGAGTAGATTTTGCTTCGCCTAAAGCCGAGTTGCGCCCTGAAGGCGGGGGAAAGCTGACTGATGAGACGGTATTTTTAGCTTTTGCCGGGGCGTTTCACCATGCCTTACTGGAATGGTCTTCGGTGGTGTTTGCCTTGTTGGCCTTCCTCGCGGCTATTTTGCATTATCGTACCCGTGGCGATATTGCCATCCCCATTTTAGGTGTTGCGGTATTTTGTGCCGGTTCGGTAGATGCCTTTCATACCCTGGCGGCGACCCGTATCATTGACGCTAATGTCAATAATACCGACTTTATTCCTTTTACCTGGGCTTTATCCCGCAGTTTTAATGCCATTATCATTTGTACCGGCAGTCTTATTGCGCTGTGGCTTTACCGCCAGAAAAAATCGGCTGCTTTGGGAATGGATAAAAAAAACCGGGAATTAAAGGTTTTATTGTTCATCAGTGCTTGTTTTGCCAGTTTTGCGTATGTTTGTGTGCATTGGGCGGCGGTCAGTGATAACTTGCCGCAAACCATGTTTAGCGACACTTTACTTGCACGTCCCTATGATGTCTTGCCCTTAGGTTTATACATAGTGGCGGCAACTTTGTACTGGAACCTTTATCGTTTCAATCCCTCATTAGCCAGGCTGGGACTTTTACTTGCTATCATCCCGCAAGCCACCACACAGGTACATATGGCTTTTGGCTCTAGTGCTCTATTCGACAATCACTTTAATATTGCCCACGGCTTGAAAATTTTTGCCTACGCTTGTGTTTTGTACGGGATCATTATTGACTTGTACCAATTACGCCGGTTTAGGGGAAATACTGAAAAAGAAATCCTGCCGCTGGAAGCTGCCGCTATGCCACCTGGCGACACAAGTCAGCTTAGCGAGCCGGAAAACCTGTTGGATGTTGGTCAGGTCCGACAATCTTTGGGGTTACAGATCCCCGTGGTGGCTTTTATCTTATCCATCACTATTGTGCTGTTGGTGAGTCTGATGTTTTACGGGGAAAGCAAACGCCTGCTATTGACTCAGGAGTCGAAAAAATTGGCGATCGAAGCCAAGCTGGTTGAGCCCCTGATAGAGAAACTTTATTCCCAGGCGCATTCGGATGTGCTGTTTCTTAGCAATACCCCGCCGATCATGGGGTTGGCCTATGCGACAATCAACAAAGATCAACATGACTACGGCTTGTGGAAAGATCGCCTGGAGCAAATTTTTGTCGAGTTTATCAATGCCAAACCTTACTATTTGAAACTGCGTTATATCGGCGTGGCCAATGATGGCTTGGAGCTGGTGAATATCAGTAGCCTTAGCAGCAATAAACCCATTCGCATCCCGCAAGCGAAATTGCAGCACAAGGCGGACCGGGATTATTTTTCTGCCGCTTTGAAGGAAAACCTTGGTCAGGTTTATTTTTCAGATATCAATTTGACCCGGGATCAAGAGCAGGTTTCCCTGCCTCATCAGCCGGTGCTGAGGGTGGCAACGCCGGTTTTTCATCCGCTGAACGGGCAGCCTTTTGGATTGGTGATCATCAGTGTCGACTTTAGCTATTTTATTAATGAACTGAGAACAAATGAACTGTCGGAGTTGCGCTTATATATTGCTAATGAACAAGGGGATTATCTCGTTCATCCGGATGGCGATAAAACCTTTGGCTTTGAGCTCGGGCAAAGGTTTTTAATGCAGGAAGAATTTCCACAATTAACCGCAACCATTGCCGGAAATAATCAGGAGCAGAGTCTGCAAAACCTTGAGGTTGATCAGGGGCTGTTTTCCGGCCACTATACCCGGATAAGGTTGGAAAAATTTGATAACCGTCACCCGCTTAGGTTACTGGTATTGGGGAATAACCTGGACAGTTTGCAGGCTTTTGCCCAGTTTAAAGAGCACAGTATTATCCTGGGGACTGCACTGGCGTTTATGGCACTGGCGCTGGCGATTGTTGCCGCCAGGCGTATTGCCAACCCGCTAACGGGCATTATCCACACCCTGGAAAATTATGATAAAACCGGCGCTTTAGGGGAATTGCCGGTTAAGTCAAATAATGAAATCGGTGTCTTGGCGCGTAATTTTCATAACCTGTTTGCCCGTATGAACTTATCCCTGACCAGGCAAATAGTGCTGGCCAATGAAGCTGAACAGGCGGTAAACAAGCTCAATGCGGTATTTGACAGTGCCGCGGATGCTTTTATTACTCTGGATAAACAGGGAGATATCCAGTCTTTTAACCGGGCGGCGGAATCTATTTTCGGTTATCAGCAAGAAGAAATGATTGGGGAAAATATCAAGTCCCTGATGCCTGATGAGTACGCCTGTAGACATGATGGTTTTCTTAGCCAGTATGTTAAAACCGGTGTTAGCGGCATTATGGGGATGGGGCGCAAGCTCGAAGCGATGAGAAAGTCGGGAGAGATATTTCCCATTCATTTAGCCATCTCCGAAGTGAAAACCCCCCAGGGATATATTTTTACCGGCATTATCCGGGATATTTCTGCTGAAAAACGTCTGGAGCACCAAAGGGAACTTACTGAACTGGCCCTTAAGCAGGCAAATACCCGTATTTCAATCGCGACAGATTCGGCAGGCATCGGCATCTGGGAATATGATCTGGTTCATGATGTCCTGATATGGGATAAGTGGATGTTTAAGCTCTATGGCATTGCAGAAAGTGACTTCGGCGGCAGTTATGATGACTGGAGAAAGCTCTTTCACCCTGAAGATATTGGCGCAGCGGAGCAGGCGATTAAAGTGGCGATTGAGCAGCATATCCCGTTTGATCATGAATTTCGTATTGTTCTTCGTGATGGCGGTGTTAAGTATATTAAAGCAGCCGCCCAGGTGAATTACGATGATGGCGGCAATGCAGTGCTGATGACCGGGGTGAATTATGATATTTCCGATCGAAAAGAGGCCGAGTCGGTATTGATCCAGGCCCGGGAGCTTGCCGAAGATACCGTACGCCATAAGGCGGAATTTCTTGCCAGCATGAGTCATGAGATCCGCACGCCGATGAACGGTGTTTTAGGTATGTTGGGGTTGTTGAAGCGCAGCGATTTATCGGAGCAGCAATATCACAGGGTTAAACTGGCCACTTCAAGTGCCGAATCTTTACTGACGATAATTAATGATATCCTGGATTTCTCCAAGGTTGAAGCCGGTAAACTGGATCTGGAAGTGATTGATTTCAATCTGTTGAGTTTGTTGGGAGAGTTTGCCGAGGGCATGGCCTTTAAAGCCCAGGAAAAAGGGCTGGAGATCATTTTGGATGTCAGCAACATCAAGTTCAGCCATGTGAAGGGAGATCCCGGGCGGGTGCGCCAGGTCTTAACCAATCTGGTCAGTAATGCCATTAAATTTACTGCTAAGGGAGAGATACTGATCTGCGCCGAAGTTTTTGAGCAGAATGAAAAGCAGGTAAACTTTTCTTGCTCGGTTACCGATACCGGTATAGGGATCCCGGAAGAAAAACTTACTGCTATCTTTGATTCTTTCACTCAGGTCGATGCTTCCACGACCCGGGAATATGGCGGTACCGGACTTGGGCTGGCCATTTCCAAACAGTTATGCCAGTTGATGCAGGGAGATATCAAAGTCAGCAGTAATGCCGGCCACGGCAGCTGTTTTAGTTTTGATATCATACTTGAGCTTAGCGAATGTTCGTCTGTGTTTATACCTAAAATTGATGTCAAGAATGTCGATTTGCTCATTGTTGACGATAACCAGACCAACCGCCTGGTATTAAAAGAGCAACTTGAGCTTTGGGGAGCCAGGGTGACGGAGGCAGAAGATGGTCTGGCAGCGCTTGCCCTGCTGCAAAGGCAGGAAAGACCCGATTTTAAAGTGGCATTTCTAGACATGCAAATGCCCTATATGGACGGCGCCGAGCTCGGACGTCGTATTCGTGAATCAAGTGAGCTGGACATGTTAAAACTGGTGATGATGACTTCTATGGCATCACGGGGAGATGCCAGTTATTTTGCCGGTATCGGCTTTGACGGTTATTTCCCTAAACCCGCGACCTTATCGGATTTGTTTGATACTTTGGCCTTGGTCCTGAACGACGAGAAGCCCCCGCCCGGGGAACGCCCTTTGATCACTCACCATTACCTGCAGGGGCTGAACTATGATCAGCAAAAACTTCAGGTTTCGGAGCATCTCAAACAGGAAAAAGCCGATTCAGAGAGCATAAAAGATTGCCGGGTATTGCTGGTTGAAGATAACCGTGTTAATCAGGAAGTGGCCGGTCATATTCTGGCAGAATACGGTATTCATGCCGATATTGCCAATGACGGCCTCGAGGCGCTGACATCCTTGAAAATGGCGCAACAGGATACGCCCTATGATCTGATCCTGATGGATTGCCAAATGCCGGAAATGGATGGTTACCAGGCGACCCGCGAAATCCGCCGGGGAGCCGGCGGTGAAATGCATACCAAGATCCCGATCATTGCCATGACCGCCAATGCCATGAAAGGGGATAAAGAAAAATGCCTGGAGGCGGGCATGAGTGATTATCTTGCTAAGCCGATCCAGGCTGAATTTCTCAAGAAAAAACTACTGGCCTGGTACAAGTCTGATATCAAAGAGCAGGCCGGCAAGCTCAGTAAGCCGGTGGTGAAGGAGCCGGTCAAGCTGAATGCTGATTTGCCTTGCCAGGAACAAGTAAAACTCAGTTTAGCCGGCTCAACAACCATTATCTGGAGTAAGCAGGATTTGCTGGCCAGAATCAACCACAATACCGGATTTGAGCATAAGTTGTTGCAATTGTTTTTGGCGGAGATGCCGCGGTTAATCAATGATTTCACACAAGCTTATCAGCAAGGGAAAAGTCGGGAAATGCTGGCCGGTGTCGAGAAAATAAAGGAAATGACTTTAAATATTTGCGGTACGGCCATGTATGAAAAAACCAATCTGGTGCTAAGTGCGATTGTTGAAGATAACCTTGATGAAGGTATCTACCGGGAGTTTATTCAGAGTTATCAGATGTTACATCAAAGGTTAAGCGAAGAGCTGCTGCTATGTTCTCATGAGTAG